TCGTGGCCGTGCAGGTTGAAGTAGTTCTGGTGGTAGTCCTCGGCCGGGTAGAAGGCCGGGGCGGGCAGAATCTCCGTCACCACGGGGTTGGGGAAGGCCTGGTTGTCGTTGAGCTTTTTCTTATACTCCTCGGCCAGCTGCTTCTGCTCGTCGTTGTGGTAGTAGATGCCCGAGCGATACTGCGTGCCCACGTCGTTGCCCTGACGGTTGAGGGTGGTGGGGTCGTGGGTTTTCCAGAAAATCTCGAGCAGCTCCTTATAGCTGATAACGGCCGGGTCGAAAGTGATGTCAATGACTTCGTTGTGCCCCGTGAGGCCGCTGCACACTTCCTTGTAAGTAGGGTTGGCAATGCGGCCGCCGGTATAGCCCGAAACCACTTTTTCAACCCCTTTCAGGTTCTGAAAAACGGCCTCGACGCACCAGAAGCAGCCGGCGCCAAATGTTGCATGTTGCATGGATAGGATGTTGATTCGTTGTGTTTAGTAACAACGCGGTAGACGCGGCAGAGGTTTATTCCTTACAAGAGCGGTAATGAAAGAACGTCATGCTGAGCGCCGTCGAGGCATCTCTACCGCAATATGATTACTGCTGCGGTAGAGATGCTTCGACGGCGCTCAGCATGACGTTCTGAGACTGCCTACAAGCTGGCCTTACTTCCGGAACCGCTCGGCTACCACTAGCTCCTTCGAGCCGGCCGTGTGCTGGTAAAAGCCTTCGCCCGACTTCACGCCCAGCCGGCCGGCCATCACCATGTTCACCAGCAGGGGGCAGGGGGCGTATTTGGGGTTACCCAAGCCT
This DNA window, taken from Hymenobacter sp. 5317J-9, encodes the following:
- the msrA gene encoding peptide-methionine (S)-S-oxide reductase MsrA, translating into MQHATFGAGCFWCVEAVFQNLKGVEKVVSGYTGGRIANPTYKEVCSGLTGHNEVIDITFDPAVISYKELLEIFWKTHDPTTLNRQGNDVGTQYRSGIYYHNDEQKQLAEEYKKKLNDNQAFPNPVVTEILPAPAFYPAEDYHQNYFNLHGHEPYCQFVARPKVDKVKALFGDKLKAGV